Proteins found in one Campylobacter lari genomic segment:
- a CDS encoding GspE/PulE family protein, translating to MNDIKAIKTLDEFTLQELALEYKLEILDLNQTLKIEKYLHVLPFSLIEQYNIFCFYEDDENIHIASLKPLDESILEKIQNLYRLKVVKIFLCEFTQFKFLLERIKFLICFQNYLDKLELNLKSDENKDEFLLEQFLNLILTYACFLRASDIHLEPLENEVLIRFRIDGELKYIHSFDMNSYQALLMHIKIIALLNVAEQRQAQDGSFSKVILEQKYDFRISIMPLLFGQSVVFRILKQDEHVLKLDRLFIKEENLTSLKKCMNAPYGLILFCGPTGSGKSTFMHAILNELDQNKKIVTLEDPIEYKLKHAQQILLNSKNGFDFHKALRAVLRQDPDVIMVGEIRDDESLDIVLKASLSGHLVLSTLHTNGAIEAIFRMKHMGAKEYLIAYALNLIIAQRLVRKLCECKELSDEKFHFQNQVFEGKFYKAKGCAKCMYSGYKGRLMVAEFLFLDHNLKSMIENNVNYENILTYALKKGFLTLGVDVLEKVKLGLTSVDELRKIGF from the coding sequence TTGAATGATATAAAAGCAATAAAAACTTTAGATGAATTTACTTTGCAAGAATTGGCTTTAGAGTATAAATTAGAAATTTTAGACTTAAATCAAACTCTCAAGATAGAAAAGTATCTTCATGTTTTACCTTTTTCTTTAATAGAACAATATAATATTTTTTGTTTTTATGAAGATGATGAAAATATTCATATAGCTTCTTTAAAGCCTTTAGATGAGAGTATTTTAGAAAAAATACAAAATTTATATCGCTTAAAGGTTGTTAAAATTTTTCTTTGTGAATTTACACAATTTAAATTTTTGCTAGAAAGGATTAAATTTTTAATTTGCTTTCAAAACTATCTTGATAAATTAGAACTTAATTTAAAAAGTGATGAAAATAAAGATGAGTTTTTATTAGAGCAGTTTTTGAATTTAATTTTAACTTATGCTTGTTTTTTAAGAGCAAGTGATATTCATTTGGAGCCTTTAGAAAATGAAGTTTTGATAAGATTTAGAATAGATGGAGAATTAAAATATATCCATAGTTTTGATATGAATTCTTATCAGGCTTTATTAATGCATATAAAAATCATTGCCTTGCTTAATGTAGCAGAGCAAAGACAAGCCCAAGATGGGAGTTTTTCTAAGGTTATTTTAGAGCAAAAATATGATTTTAGAATTTCAATTATGCCTTTGTTGTTTGGACAAAGTGTAGTGTTTAGAATTTTAAAACAAGATGAGCATGTTTTAAAACTTGATAGACTTTTTATTAAAGAAGAAAATTTAACCTCGTTAAAAAAATGTATGAATGCCCCCTATGGCTTGATTTTGTTTTGTGGGCCAACAGGGAGTGGTAAAAGTACTTTCATGCATGCTATTTTAAATGAGCTTGACCAAAATAAAAAAATCGTTACTCTAGAAGATCCTATAGAATATAAACTTAAACATGCTCAGCAAATTTTGTTAAATTCTAAAAACGGCTTTGATTTTCATAAAGCTTTGAGAGCGGTTTTAAGGCAAGATCCTGATGTGATTATGGTGGGCGAAATTAGAGATGATGAGAGTTTGGATATAGTTTTAAAAGCTTCTTTAAGCGGACATTTGGTTTTAAGTACCTTGCATACCAATGGTGCTATAGAAGCTATTTTTAGAATGAAGCATATGGGTGCAAAAGAATATTTAATAGCTTATGCGCTTAATTTGATCATAGCTCAACGTTTGGTGAGAAAATTATGTGAATGTAAAGAGCTTAGCGATGAAAAATTTCATTTTCAAAATCAAGTTTTTGAAGGAAAATTTTATAAAGCAAAAGGTTGTGCTAAGTGTATGTATAGTGGATATAAAGGGCGTTTAATGGTGGCTGAGTTTTTATTTTTAGACCATAATTTAAAAAGTATGATAGAAAATAATGTAAATTATGAAAATATTTTAACTTATGCTTTAAAAAAAGGCTTTTTGACTTTAGGTGTGGATGTTTTGGAAAAAGTAAAGCTTGGTTTGACAAGTGTAGATGAGCTAAGAAAGATTGGTTTTTGA